AATCAAGGTTTCAACAGCATTGAGATAGTCCCTAACTTCAAGTGATTCAGAACGGGAACAAGCTTCCACAAACTTCTCCACAGACCTTGCCCTAACTCCCAACTCCACATGCCTCTTTAAGTACAATTTCCTCCACTTCTGTTAAACCCAATTGAAAACCTAAGTTATAACACAAATTCATATCAATTTCTAACAGCAACCAATTAAACGAGTACAGACCAAAAGTCAAGTACTTGATTGATCACATTCCCAATTCAGATTACCGATACAGGAAAGAAATTAGGTCAAGCTGTAAAACAAGGGAATAAGTGGAATACCTTAAAATTGGGGGAATTAgcggaagaggaagaggaagtggaagatgACGATGAAGAAGGGAAATCGAAGGAAGTGAGTAAAGGCCATCTTTTTCTGACAAGAGACTCCCAAATGGAATCGGAGACACAGAGTTCCCTCCAGAAAGTGGAACAACAACTCAAGGCACACAAATCTCGAACCTTTTGCAGAGGAGAAAGGGGTCAAGCAAAATGGAAGCAGAAAAAGGAAACATTGAAAGtgaagaaattaaaaggaaattgAGAAATCGAAACCTGAAGGAGAGAAGCGATTTTGATGGCAACATCGTGAGGAAGATAATTGATGATGGAAGCCAGTTTGGGTTGTTGGAAACTgcagaaagaaagaaaggaatcTGTTCTTCTCCGATCTCCATTCTCCACTTTCATTTCAACGAACTCTTCTAACTTGTTCCACTGGGCCCCACCTCATCCCAATCACTCTGCTGACGCCCCactttttcataaataaattaaaagactTTAATTTCTATAAATCACAGAGTTTAATCTCTATAAAtgatttaaagaaaaattaattatattacatACAGGGCAAATGACATGCATAAACCAAGCATTGGGCATATGTATACGTTTTATATGCCGTTCGGAGAGTATACTATTACACTACAAGATGTGGCGTACCAGTTAGGCTTGTCGATTAATGGACGTTATGTTAATGGTTGCCTAACAGATTTCCAAACGTATATCCAGGGTAATCAGCCAGTTTGGGTGTAATTTCAGGAGTTGTTGGGTGTGTTACCTTTTACAAACCAAATCCAAAAGTTTGTAGTGAACTGTAGCTGGTTCTAGGAGATCTTCGGAGAGCTCCCTGAGGGAGTCGATGATCCCACAGTTAGGAGGTATGCCCAGGCCTATATCATGATGCTGTTAGGGACTCAGCTATTTGCCGATAAGTCCGGCAACTGCATTCACATTAGGTGGCTCCCATACGTAGCTAGGCTTGAGGACATGGGTGGTTACAGCTGGAGATTAGCTGCTTTCTCGTGGTTATACCGATGCATGTGCCACGTAGCAGACATACATGTGGTGAAGTTAGTCGGATCGTTGCAGCTACTTCAATCATGGATCTTCTGGCGTTTTCCTGGATTTAGACCAGCTGGATATGATACGTTCAGCTGGCCCTTGGCCTCAAGTGCAAATACGAAACTAAAACAACTAAACCAACGTACTCAAGTGCAGATACGAAACTAAAACAACTAAACCAACATCTACGCATCGACCCCGATCCCCGTGGTGACACCGCCCTGTGGACAGCTCCAACGTGTGTGTCCTGGTTGCCTGCACAGACCACATCTCTTGGGCCTGTTTGGATCGACCTTGTCCATAATAGTCTTGATTTTGGTGGACTTGGGTCATTCCTCACTTGCACGCCTCTTGGTGGGATCTAGTATGACTGTGGGCCCATCGTACGGTGGCCAAATACCCTCGGAGATGAGCGGGGTGAATCCCATCTGGAACACACTGAACACCGAGTCAAGATGATACACCTGGTGGACAAATGGCTGCCAAGTGAGCCGTGAATAGGCACAACATGCCAAGGCATGAGAACAAGGATAATGAAGTGCCTGAAAATATCCGTAGTCACATGTCTGAGCCCTGAGTGACACTCTGTAACTACCAAGTGAGAATAACCCAGTAAGAGTGGTCTCCGAGACGGTGAACTCCAAATTATCTCTGTCATACAAAGTCACCGTGAAATACCTCAACGTCTTCAGATTGGCCTCTATAGACTTCACCAGATGTTGACTGAACTGCTATCCAGTTTCCAGCTGGGACTCTGCCTCTCTCCCCTTGCAAACGAATAGCTCTGCCAATCTCCCATAAGTGGTCTTCACTAGTGAGCACACCGGAAGGTTTCTGACTCCCTTCAGGATGGAATTAACACACTCAGAGATGTTTGTCGTAATGTGTCTGAATCTCCTACCCTCATCCCAATGCTGAGTCTACAACGAATAGTCAATCATGTTCGCCCAGTCACACATGGTAGGGTCTTCAGACCGCAGAATATCAAACCAATAATCAAATTCCACCTTAGTCTTAGCATACGCTGCATTCACAAGAAGCCTCCTTGCATCCTTACCCTTGAATATCAGGGCAAAATTTGCGGCCACATGTCGAATACAGAATACATGGTATGCAGCAGGTAGTAGCCATCCTCCATCGGGAGCTTCAAGTGTAGCCTTGATATCGTTGTGCCTATCTGATTTCATCAGGATGTAAGACCCAGGACTTTTGAAAAGTTCtattttaaactaatttcaaattatatatttatttatagttttaatttaagaaattatttttttagtgaaaataattaaaggcaattaattggatttgaaataaattaaggtTTTTATCCAAACTTTATATTTATGGATTATTTTCCTATTCATGATTAAAGTTCtagaaattcgaaaaataatgaggtttgactatttaaattaaaattttgtctaattttataattattgaattattttctatatttaaattataaagtttagcaaatgtaaaataataagaaCTTTACATAATTTGGtttaaataatttggattttagAATTTGATACTTTAATTcttataaacaaagaaaattaattatattattttatattttaaaatagaatatttaattaaaagttaatcaacaaattgataattaaataatatttttaaaataattttaaagaattaatttagaatttaatttaatataatatctcttaattttattaaaatttaacaaaacctcaatttgtttaaaaattcCTAATTTTACATTTGTCCCAAATCAAACCCTAATTCTACCCTAACCCCTAGTCACCACCGACACACTCCCCAAACCCCTCATCCAAACCTCAGCCACTAACCaagaaagaaatgaaaaaaaaaagaaagaaagaaaggggaaAAGAGGGAATGGGAGAGCAGAGGGGAAGAGAGATCGGTGAGGGAGAAGAGTAGAGGGAGGAGCTACGTCGCCACCACCGGCCTTAGGCTCGCCGCCGTTCATCCCCCGTCGCGTCACCACCCAATCGTCTCCAGTCCACCGCCAGTCGCTGGTGTCGTCACCaagggagaagagagaaagaggcgaacgcgaggagagagagagagggggagctCGCGAGGAAGCTGCCACCGTCGAAGTTGGGTCCGTCGTTGCCGTTGGAGGCCGCATCACCATCGAACTTGCCACTGTCGCCAAGGAGAAGCCTGTCGCCGCCAGCTTCGTTGGGTCTCTGTCGCCGAACCCGTCCTTGCCACCGCCACTGGAAGCACGAAGAGAGAACGCGCGTGAGGGAAACTATCGCGGAGCTGCCGTCGCCACCGCATTGCTAGGCTCGCCGTCGTCCTGCCCGCGCGGCTGCTGTGTTGCCAGAGCTCCTCGCCGCCACTGTTGGCGGTGGAAACCGCCTTCCAAGCTTGTGTTTGTCGATAAGCCCTAACCCTGCTtcagcttctttatttgttAAGTTTACCTTTACCGTGAGGATTGTCACTGAGATTGTCTGTGCCAGGTTCTACGATCACCGCGAGTTTCTCTGCCTCCGTCCGAGCTACGACAAGAAGGATCCACCACAGCCTCCTCTGCTCTTGTCTTTGAAGCAGAACTGCCCTTTTCCAATTTCAATCTCAATTCTGCTATTTCTGAATATGTAACTCCTCTATCCTTGCTCTGCTGCCATTTTATTCCTCTGCTATGATCTTCTTTTAATTATGACCGCGTATGTCTCTGTTTTAGTTCTGCTAAGGTatgtttgaaaaattaaaattggtaCTGCTGCCACCGTTTTCGTCACGTTGGAATCACCACTGCTGCCATGAAACAAAAAGGGAACGGAGTTACTATGTTTAACCTATGTGAATTCAGCTAGTTGATGTAGGAGAGTCTTTCTTAAACTTATTTTTCTTTCCAGAGTTGTTATAAATCGATATTAATGCGTGAAATACATTTTTGTGATTTCGTAAGTCTTATGAATTGGATTGAGTTGTTTTGGATGAACGAGATTATTAGTTTGATTGACAGATTGATCAATTGAGAAAGTTGGATATTTTGATTAGTTGAATGATATTGTTAAAGTGGTTGTCCTTGAATTATCGGAGGAGATTAATTATTAGCATTTAGTTTAACTTTAGAAATGGTTtgattttataaaagatttaatattgaaatttaatttgatgtcAGAATctgattttaaaacaaatttggAAAGGACTTAATATTTG
Above is a genomic segment from Arachis stenosperma cultivar V10309 chromosome 1, arast.V10309.gnm1.PFL2, whole genome shotgun sequence containing:
- the LOC130970377 gene encoding uncharacterized protein LOC130970377, giving the protein MKVENGDRRRTDSFLSFCSFQQPKLASIINYLPHDVAIKIASLLQVRDLCALSCCSTFWRELCVSDSIWESLVRKRWPLLTSFDFPSSSSSSTSSSSSANSPNFKKWRKLYLKRHVELGVRARSVEKFVEACSRSESLEVRDYLNAVETLIATRFGFEDVQRFLFNPKVNVLLNLIGVHYCLTCLGIQGDELVESLRASEISDRHVCIKWWKVGRWIYGFRRRDESHSRWVSLAYLATEDDEHVLGVLRRGTIHEVVRVQISAVGHTSTPWSYKTDQL